One Eubacteriales bacterium mix99 genomic window carries:
- a CDS encoding stage II sporulation protein P gives MVRIKVMRISGLIYFVVITVLVVAVCFLSWRLLSGNPVRFHSAAEEEEESPPAESGENKGDSIYKAMLNGGFSALAAENRGSDNFFSALWHRISRGGIRDPRTILNYSMPYLGNESNLPDNTSYTPDTPDNAVEVSSALPDGNADKSTKTGDADSEEGGSSDVSEGARIKIDQIKVDQQPLVLSGQGPKIMIYHSHTRESYQQDPRDPYREASSEAFRTDDLNHSVVKVGEALARRLTERGIAVLHDTTNHEAAGYNSSYAQSLKTLKSQKAAHDSLQMFIDLHRNGYDTKSKAKADQEVAMINGERVAKVMVVIGTGEGIVGGFSEKPKWEENAKLGIKLTNKINELHPGLAKEVLYKRGRYNQHISTNSILIEVGSNLTTLAEADRSSKYLAEAISQIIE, from the coding sequence ATGGTTCGGATCAAGGTCATGCGAATATCCGGTTTAATTTACTTTGTGGTTATCACGGTTCTTGTGGTGGCGGTCTGTTTCCTGTCCTGGAGGCTGCTTTCCGGAAATCCGGTCCGATTTCATTCTGCAGCGGAGGAAGAGGAGGAGAGCCCCCCGGCCGAAAGCGGGGAGAACAAAGGAGATTCCATTTACAAAGCCATGCTGAACGGAGGGTTTTCCGCACTGGCTGCGGAGAATCGGGGTTCCGATAATTTCTTTTCCGCTCTTTGGCACCGGATCAGCAGGGGGGGCATCCGGGATCCGAGGACGATTCTCAATTATTCCATGCCCTATCTCGGGAACGAGTCGAATCTTCCCGACAACACCTCCTATACGCCGGATACTCCGGATAATGCAGTGGAAGTTTCTTCGGCTTTGCCCGATGGGAATGCGGACAAAAGCACAAAGACGGGCGACGCAGATTCGGAGGAAGGCGGCAGTTCCGATGTATCCGAAGGAGCCAGGATCAAGATTGATCAGATCAAGGTGGATCAGCAGCCGCTTGTGTTATCCGGACAGGGACCCAAAATTATGATCTATCATTCCCATACCAGGGAATCCTATCAGCAGGATCCCAGGGATCCATACAGGGAAGCGTCTTCTGAGGCGTTCCGGACGGATGATCTCAACCATTCAGTGGTGAAGGTCGGGGAGGCGTTGGCACGACGACTGACAGAAAGGGGAATCGCGGTTCTGCACGATACGACCAACCATGAAGCAGCCGGGTACAACTCTTCCTATGCCCAGTCCCTGAAAACCCTGAAGAGTCAGAAGGCAGCGCATGATTCCCTGCAGATGTTCATTGATCTTCACCGCAACGGCTACGATACCAAAAGCAAGGCAAAAGCGGATCAGGAAGTCGCCATGATCAACGGAGAACGTGTGGCAAAGGTGATGGTTGTCATCGGAACCGGGGAAGGGATTGTGGGAGGCTTCAGCGAAAAGCCGAAGTGGGAGGAAAATGCCAAGCTGGGGATCAAGCTAACCAACAAGATCAATGAGCTGCATCCGGGGCTCGCCAAGGAAGTCCTTTATAAGAGGGGCCGGTACAATCAGCATATTTCCACCAACAGCATTCTGATTGAAGTGGGGAGCAACCTTACGACATTGGCGGAAGCGGACCGGTCCAGCAAATATCTGGCGGAGGCCATCAGCCAAATTATAGAATGA
- the lepA gene encoding translation elongation factor 4, whose translation MPGNRQNRIRNFCIIAHIDHGKSTLADRLMEETGVLTEREMDEQVLDTMDLEKERGITIKAQAVRLVYRDPIGEEYILNLIDTPGHVDFSYEVSRSLAACEGAILVVDATQGIQAQTLANVYLAMEHDLDIVPVINKIDLPSARPELVRKEIEDVLGLDAGHAPLISAKNGTGITDVLNSIVRQISPPEGDQDAPLRALIFDSFYDSYRGVIAHVRVMEGAVRTGDRIRMMATGREFNVTDVGIFRPNPASAEVLQAGDVGYITAAMKDVRDTRVGDTVTLADRPAKAPLPGYQKITPMVYSGIYPADGAKYNDLKEALEKLQLNDSSLLFEPETSAALGFGFRCGFLGLLHMEIVQERLEREYDLDLIATAPSVIYKVQKANGNRLEISNPTNLPPADQIESIEEPVVEAQIMSPSEYVGTIMELCQERRGMYKRMEYIEKTRVILTYDLPLNEIIYDFFDTLKSRTRGYASLDYELTGYQASDLIRLDILLNGEMVDAFSIIVHREKAYQRGRSIAEKLKEVIPRQMFEIPIQATIGNKIIARETVKALRKDVLAKCYGGDISRKKKLLEKQKEGKKRMRQIGSVEVPREAFMAVLKLD comes from the coding sequence ATGCCCGGGAACAGGCAGAACAGGATTCGTAATTTTTGTATTATCGCACATATTGACCATGGGAAGTCCACCCTTGCTGACCGACTGATGGAGGAGACCGGTGTACTGACAGAGAGGGAAATGGATGAACAGGTGCTGGACACCATGGATCTGGAGAAGGAACGGGGCATTACCATCAAGGCCCAGGCGGTACGTCTGGTTTACAGGGACCCGATCGGGGAGGAGTATATTCTGAACCTGATTGATACCCCCGGGCATGTGGACTTTTCCTATGAGGTTTCCAGAAGCCTTGCTGCCTGTGAGGGAGCCATTCTGGTGGTGGATGCCACACAGGGGATCCAGGCGCAGACCCTGGCCAATGTTTATCTGGCCATGGAGCATGATCTGGACATCGTCCCTGTCATAAACAAGATTGATTTGCCCAGTGCCCGGCCGGAGCTGGTTCGAAAGGAAATTGAGGATGTTCTGGGCCTGGATGCCGGGCATGCTCCCCTGATATCGGCCAAAAACGGGACAGGAATTACAGATGTGCTGAACAGCATTGTCCGGCAGATTTCTCCTCCTGAAGGAGACCAGGACGCTCCTTTGCGGGCTTTGATCTTTGATTCCTTTTATGACAGTTACCGCGGCGTGATTGCCCATGTACGGGTCATGGAGGGAGCGGTCCGCACCGGGGACCGGATTCGCATGATGGCAACGGGCAGGGAATTCAACGTGACGGATGTCGGCATTTTCCGTCCCAATCCGGCATCGGCGGAGGTTTTGCAGGCAGGGGATGTGGGATATATCACGGCTGCCATGAAGGATGTGCGGGATACCAGAGTCGGGGATACGGTGACGCTTGCAGACCGGCCGGCAAAGGCGCCGCTTCCCGGTTATCAGAAGATCACTCCCATGGTATACAGCGGTATTTATCCGGCAGACGGTGCAAAGTACAACGATCTGAAGGAAGCGCTGGAAAAGCTGCAGCTCAATGACAGTTCCTTGCTGTTTGAGCCGGAAACCTCGGCGGCACTGGGTTTTGGATTCCGCTGCGGATTTCTCGGCCTGCTGCATATGGAGATTGTCCAGGAGCGTCTGGAAAGGGAATATGATCTGGATTTGATTGCAACGGCTCCCAGTGTCATTTACAAGGTACAGAAAGCCAATGGAAACAGGCTGGAAATTTCCAACCCCACCAATCTTCCGCCGGCAGACCAGATCGAATCCATAGAGGAACCGGTGGTTGAGGCGCAGATTATGTCCCCTTCGGAATATGTGGGTACCATCATGGAGCTCTGTCAGGAACGCCGCGGTATGTACAAGCGCATGGAATATATCGAGAAAACCAGAGTGATTCTGACCTATGACCTTCCTCTCAATGAAATCATCTATGATTTCTTTGACACCCTGAAATCCAGGACCCGCGGATACGCTTCCCTGGATTATGAACTGACCGGCTATCAGGCGTCGGATCTGATCCGGCTGGATATTCTCCTGAACGGGGAAATGGTGGATGCCTTTTCCATTATCGTTCACAGGGAAAAGGCCTACCAAAGAGGCCGATCCATTGCGGAAAAGCTGAAGGAAGTCATTCCGAGACAGATGTTTGAAATCCCGATTCAGGCGACCATAGGCAATAAGATCATTGCAAGGGAAACCGTCAAGGCCCTCCGCAAGGACGTATTGGCCAAGTGCTATGGCGGGGATATCAGCAGAAAGAAAAAGCTGTTGGAAAAGCAAAAGGAAGGCAAGAAGCGAATGCGGCAGATTGGTTCTGTGGAAGTACCCAGGGAAGCGTTTATGGCTGTCCTGAAGCTGGATTGA
- the hemW gene encoding radical SAM family heme chaperone HemW, which produces MKTIGLYLHFPFCIRKCRYCDFPSYAGRESRMVPYLRALFREMQSYGNLGQDYEIGTIFMGGGTPTLCDGDSLVRVLDQCRACFPVRKDAEITVECNPGTADREKLRTLAKGGFNRLSIGLQAWQDHLLKFLGRIHTRQSFIDTVRSAQEAGFANLSADVIFGIPGQTREEWTETLEQAVACGLTHLSAYSLSIEEGTVFGDWKRSGNLREMDDDRERELYHRGIALLKQLGLVQYEISNFAQQGFACRHNLNYWRNGEYIGCGCGAHSHLHSMRYGNGRNVDTYIRRMSQGESAVDFREDIDDSTELFETLMLGFRLTEGIRKNDFRSRYGFSLRSRYPEELKSLKDRGLLEEDEEAFRPTSLGLDFENVIALAFLK; this is translated from the coding sequence ATGAAAACGATTGGTCTGTATCTCCATTTCCCTTTTTGTATCCGGAAATGCCGGTATTGTGATTTCCCGTCCTATGCCGGCCGGGAAAGCCGGATGGTTCCCTATTTAAGGGCTTTGTTCCGGGAAATGCAATCCTATGGCAATCTCGGGCAGGACTATGAGATTGGAACAATTTTTATGGGCGGAGGGACTCCTACTCTCTGTGACGGAGATTCCCTGGTGCGGGTACTGGACCAATGCAGGGCTTGTTTTCCGGTGCGGAAGGATGCGGAAATCACGGTGGAGTGCAATCCCGGAACGGCAGACCGGGAAAAGCTGCGGACCCTTGCAAAGGGGGGCTTCAACCGGCTCAGCATCGGGCTGCAGGCATGGCAGGACCACTTGTTGAAGTTTCTGGGGAGAATACACACACGACAGAGCTTCATCGATACCGTCCGCTCGGCACAGGAAGCCGGTTTTGCCAATCTGAGCGCAGATGTGATATTCGGTATCCCCGGACAAACCCGGGAGGAATGGACGGAGACACTGGAACAGGCCGTCGCCTGCGGTTTGACCCATCTGTCTGCCTACAGTCTGTCCATTGAGGAGGGAACCGTTTTCGGTGACTGGAAACGCAGCGGGAACCTCCGGGAAATGGATGATGACCGGGAAAGGGAACTGTATCACCGGGGGATTGCACTGCTGAAGCAGCTGGGCCTGGTGCAATACGAGATTTCCAATTTTGCGCAACAGGGCTTTGCATGCCGGCACAACCTGAATTACTGGAGAAACGGGGAATACATCGGATGCGGATGCGGGGCGCACAGTCACCTGCATTCCATGCGCTATGGGAACGGAAGAAATGTGGATACCTATATTCGCCGGATGAGTCAGGGAGAATCGGCGGTTGATTTCAGGGAAGACATTGATGATTCCACTGAGCTGTTTGAAACGCTGATGCTGGGATTCCGGCTGACAGAAGGAATCCGGAAAAACGATTTTCGGAGCCGATATGGTTTCTCCCTGCGCTCCAGGTACCCGGAAGAACTGAAGTCGCTGAAGGACAGGGGATTGTTGGAAGAGGATGAGGAAGCGTTCCGGCCTACTTCTTTGGGCCTTGATTTTGAAAATGTGATTGCATTGGCCTTTCTAAAATAA